From a region of the Thiorhodovibrio winogradskyi genome:
- a CDS encoding hybrid sensor histidine kinase/response regulator yields the protein MVKLVGVFEKNTDHKHQENASKRSEQRLKEAQRLGGLGDWDWDPATDTVTWSENLYHIFGLEPNQPPPNYQGQLALYHPEDAQTLHQAVTRVLDDGTPYQLELRRTTPDGRERWLKVNGIAERDADGRVIRLYGSMLDITDLKLAENARWESEARFTLAYRNSQVAMALVATDGRFLDVNDAACRMYGHSRQELLDASILDITHPLDREQCVQRYLRYVEQDLDGYDCDARYLTKNGQVRWGMLVVSKVRNAGGEFLYSVTQTMDLTPLKQAHEALLKAKEQAESADRAKSEFLANMSHEIRTPLNGVQGMLQLMRELDPEPTMAECIDIAMESSQSLLRIINDVLDLSKIEAGKLSIHPEPLALESLLRTVIASFAHQTRSKDLLLHSHIAPATPTAVIGDATRLHQVLFNLVGNAVKFTDQGEVRIEVSVLEQMDHEHVRLRFSVSDTGIGIPAEMLGELFKPFTQVDSSSRRRFQGTGLGLAIVKRLAALMDGQVSIESEPGHGTQICFDIPVAVFSLETTNDTPAAPALVRPEHSSTRSLRVLVVDDDQASIKVLVMALHQWGHLVCTAMNGREAIDRLTEQSFDLVLMDVRMPDMDGLAATRHIRSQEKEQQRSPVRIIALTAHAFAGDRERCIAAGMDDYLSKPIDTEKLRMAITE from the coding sequence ATGGTGAAGCTCGTGGGTGTTTTTGAAAAAAACACTGACCACAAGCATCAAGAAAACGCCTCGAAGCGCTCTGAGCAACGCCTTAAGGAAGCGCAACGGCTTGGCGGCTTGGGTGACTGGGACTGGGACCCGGCAACCGACACCGTCACCTGGTCGGAGAATCTCTACCACATTTTCGGCTTGGAGCCGAATCAGCCGCCGCCAAACTATCAAGGCCAGCTCGCGCTCTACCATCCAGAGGACGCCCAGACATTACACCAAGCCGTGACACGGGTGCTGGATGATGGGACGCCCTACCAACTCGAGTTGCGGCGCACGACGCCGGATGGGCGCGAGCGCTGGCTCAAAGTCAATGGTATTGCCGAGCGGGACGCAGACGGGCGGGTGATCCGCCTTTATGGGTCCATGCTGGATATCACAGACCTCAAACTGGCCGAGAACGCTCGCTGGGAAAGCGAGGCACGGTTCACCCTTGCCTACCGCAACAGTCAGGTTGCCATGGCCCTGGTTGCCACGGATGGACGCTTTCTGGATGTCAACGACGCGGCTTGTCGGATGTACGGCCACAGCCGCCAAGAGCTTCTCGATGCCTCCATTCTGGACATCACCCACCCTCTGGACCGAGAGCAATGCGTTCAGCGCTATCTGCGCTATGTCGAGCAGGATCTCGACGGCTATGATTGCGATGCCCGCTACCTCACCAAGAATGGCCAGGTTCGCTGGGGAATGCTGGTGGTTTCCAAGGTGAGAAACGCTGGCGGGGAGTTCCTCTACTCGGTCACCCAGACCATGGATCTGACACCGTTGAAGCAGGCCCACGAAGCCTTGCTGAAAGCCAAGGAACAGGCCGAGTCCGCCGACCGCGCCAAGTCCGAATTTCTCGCCAACATGAGTCACGAGATTCGCACCCCCTTGAATGGCGTCCAAGGCATGCTCCAGCTCATGCGGGAACTCGACCCGGAACCGACCATGGCCGAATGCATTGACATCGCCATGGAGTCGTCGCAAAGCCTGCTCAGGATTATCAATGATGTCCTCGATCTGTCCAAGATCGAGGCTGGAAAACTCTCGATTCATCCCGAACCCCTCGCCCTCGAATCCTTGCTGCGCACGGTGATCGCCAGCTTTGCTCACCAAACCCGGTCCAAGGATCTGCTGCTCCATTCCCACATCGCTCCGGCAACCCCGACCGCCGTGATCGGCGACGCGACACGATTGCATCAGGTGCTGTTCAACCTGGTGGGCAACGCCGTTAAATTCACGGACCAGGGAGAAGTGCGAATTGAGGTGTCGGTACTGGAACAGATGGATCACGAGCATGTCCGTCTGAGATTCTCCGTGAGCGATACTGGCATCGGTATCCCGGCGGAAATGCTCGGTGAATTGTTCAAACCCTTCACCCAAGTGGATAGTTCATCGCGGCGCCGCTTTCAGGGCACCGGCCTGGGTTTGGCGATCGTCAAGCGGTTGGCCGCTCTGATGGACGGGCAGGTCAGCATCGAGAGCGAGCCAGGCCATGGTACCCAGATCTGCTTCGACATCCCTGTCGCTGTGTTCTCCCTCGAGACCACGAACGACACCCCCGCGGCGCCCGCGCTTGTCCGTCCCGAGCATTCTTCCACCAGGTCATTGCGCGTGTTGGTGGTCGATGATGATCAGGCCAGCATCAAGGTTCTGGTCATGGCGCTCCACCAATGGGGCCATCTTGTCTGCACCGCAATGAATGGACGCGAGGCCATTGACAGGTTAACCGAGCAATCCTTTGATCTAGTGCTGATGGATGTACGGATGCCGGACATGGACGGACTCGCGGCGACGCGACACATCCGCAGTCAAGAAAAAGAACAGCAGCGCTCGCCAGTTCGCATCATCGCCCTTACCGCGCATGCATTTGCAGGGGATCGCGAAAGATGCATCGCCGCTGGCATGGATGATTACCTCAGTAAGCCCATCGACACCGAGAAACTCCGCATGGCGATCACAGAGTAG
- a CDS encoding zinc-dependent alcohol dehydrogenase: MENPIATAFWVNAPGRGELREERLPPLAAGAVRIRTLFSGISRGTEGLVFRGEIPESEFERMRAPFQAGRFPAPVKYGYCNVGRVEAGPDDLIGSPVFCLFPHQTVFQVPLDWVHPLPAGLAPERAVLAANTETAINALWDAAARVGDRIAVVGGGVLGSLCAWLAGQIPGAEVELIDLDPRRAAIAVALGVAYRHPDQASAEADLVIHASGSPAGLARALELAGFEARVIELSWFGTRTVPLALGQGFHQRRLRLISSQVGSVADAQRARWDHRRRMALALALLKDPVLDCLISAESPFAELPEVQARLAQDPQGALMHRIRYPLAQTAR, encoded by the coding sequence CTGGAGAATCCTATCGCCACGGCCTTCTGGGTGAACGCGCCGGGTCGCGGAGAGCTGCGCGAGGAACGTCTGCCGCCGCTGGCCGCGGGCGCTGTGCGAATACGCACCCTGTTCAGCGGCATTAGCCGTGGGACCGAGGGCTTGGTGTTTCGCGGCGAGATTCCGGAGAGCGAATTCGAGCGCATGCGCGCGCCCTTCCAAGCCGGGCGTTTTCCGGCGCCGGTCAAATATGGCTACTGCAATGTCGGGCGCGTCGAGGCGGGACCGGACGACTTGATCGGCTCCCCGGTCTTCTGTCTCTTTCCCCATCAAACGGTGTTTCAGGTGCCCCTCGACTGGGTGCATCCCCTGCCTGCTGGTCTGGCGCCCGAGCGCGCCGTGCTGGCGGCGAACACGGAAACCGCGATCAACGCACTCTGGGACGCGGCCGCCCGGGTTGGTGACCGCATCGCGGTGGTTGGCGGCGGCGTTCTTGGCAGTCTCTGTGCTTGGTTGGCGGGACAGATCCCGGGCGCCGAGGTCGAGTTGATCGATCTCGATCCGCGGCGTGCCGCCATTGCCGTCGCGCTCGGTGTTGCCTATCGCCATCCGGACCAAGCCAGCGCGGAGGCCGATCTGGTCATTCATGCGAGCGGTTCGCCCGCGGGTTTGGCGCGCGCGCTGGAACTGGCCGGCTTCGAGGCGCGGGTGATCGAACTCAGCTGGTTTGGCACCCGCACTGTGCCGCTTGCGCTTGGCCAGGGCTTTCATCAGCGTCGCTTGCGCTTGATCTCCTCCCAAGTCGGGAGCGTCGCGGACGCCCAGCGGGCGCGCTGGGATCACCGCCGCCGCATGGCGCTCGCCCTGGCACTGCTCAAAGACCCGGTGCTGGATTGCCTGATCAGCGCCGAGAGCCCGTTCGCCGAGCTGCCCGAGGTGCAGGCGCGGCTCGCCCAGGATCCGCAAGGCGCGCTGATGCATCGCATCCGCTATCCGCTCGCGCAGACGGCGCGCTGA
- a CDS encoding class I SAM-dependent methyltransferase gives MPEETERFATDWLSLREPVDHRSRSAPVLAAVTRWAAGRDQLPVVDLGCGSGSNLRYLLPRLPGLQHWVCIDQDAELLERLVATAPDSSRLAGLSTRLGSLRALDALADIEASTLVSASALLDLVSAAWLADLVALCRRKGAALLVATTYDGHVDLHPKHPDDDWMMTEFNTDQRRDKGLGPALGPDAARTLRQFGEAQGFRLHQGRSDWRLDRTDRALAAHLIAGWAEAVERRRPSESARIQAWHGRRQAALAAGELLIRVGHQDLFLQPQ, from the coding sequence ATGCCTGAGGAGACCGAGCGCTTCGCGACGGATTGGCTGAGCCTGCGCGAGCCGGTCGACCATCGCTCGCGATCGGCGCCCGTCCTGGCGGCGGTCACTCGCTGGGCCGCCGGCCGCGATCAGCTGCCGGTGGTCGATCTCGGTTGTGGGTCTGGCTCCAATCTGCGCTATCTTCTTCCGCGGCTGCCGGGTCTCCAGCACTGGGTTTGTATCGATCAGGATGCGGAGCTGCTCGAGCGGCTGGTCGCCACGGCACCCGATTCGTCACGGCTCGCGGGACTGAGCACCCGCTTGGGCTCGCTGCGGGCTTTAGACGCGCTTGCCGACATCGAAGCCTCGACCCTGGTGAGCGCCAGCGCGCTACTGGATCTGGTATCCGCGGCCTGGCTAGCAGACCTGGTGGCCTTGTGTCGGCGCAAAGGCGCCGCGCTCTTGGTCGCGACCACCTATGACGGACACGTCGACCTGCATCCCAAGCACCCCGATGACGACTGGATGATGACGGAATTCAACACCGATCAGCGCCGAGACAAGGGCCTGGGGCCGGCGCTCGGGCCGGATGCGGCACGCACACTCCGGCAGTTCGGCGAAGCACAGGGGTTCCGCCTGCATCAGGGCCGGTCGGATTGGCGATTGGACCGCACTGACCGCGCTCTCGCCGCGCATCTGATCGCGGGCTGGGCGGAGGCGGTCGAGCGACGACGGCCGAGCGAGAGCGCGCGCATCCAGGCATGGCATGGTCGGCGTCAGGCCGCTCTCGCCGCCGGCGAGTTGCTGATCCGCGTCGGCCACCAGGATCTGTTTCTTCAGCCGCAGTAG
- a CDS encoding dynamin family protein: MRNTMGEFANRIRDYYEDPLAPLAKQFMFRRPPTVGELRRPPQVLLLGNHSSGKSTFVNHLLGDDVQKTGVAPTDDGFTIITHGSTATERDGPAVVSNPDLPYEGLRQFGDQLVSHVRLKLRPAELLQTVTLIDSPGMIDEAKAENGRGFDFPGVVRWFAERADLVMVFFDPDKPGTTGETLQVFRESLAGIDHKMLIILNKVDQFQSLHDFARAYGALCWNLGKVIPRKDLPMIYNTFVPLADKPKSRLPMEDFEKARNDLIAELRRAPTRRMDNQITQLQAYAERLRLHAMVIDRAAEKFKSIRARWRGFLLLLFGALGAAAFGTGMVVALPAVAVTAVLAFVVIEYMSLPRTQRRLIARFDQIFETLHDQELLVRERAEDLRMMWEDISPRAREIAEKSGLQSFEKMSWHKREHLEEVTGELIPRLRSRLYNAMRNSEAPAPALEQDRPTMFPASASEPLHPRLGEGIRPTKPKRKTFF, from the coding sequence TTGCGAAACACGATGGGAGAATTCGCGAACCGGATCCGCGACTACTACGAGGACCCTCTCGCCCCGCTGGCAAAACAGTTCATGTTCCGACGTCCACCCACTGTGGGCGAGTTGCGGCGGCCGCCACAGGTCTTACTATTGGGCAATCACTCATCGGGAAAGTCCACTTTTGTCAATCATCTCCTGGGCGACGATGTTCAGAAGACTGGGGTTGCACCCACGGATGACGGGTTCACCATCATCACTCACGGCTCGACCGCGACCGAGCGAGATGGACCTGCTGTCGTGAGCAATCCTGATTTGCCCTATGAGGGACTCCGGCAATTTGGCGACCAATTGGTCTCGCATGTGCGGCTAAAACTGCGCCCCGCCGAACTCTTGCAAACCGTGACGCTGATCGACAGCCCGGGCATGATCGACGAGGCCAAAGCCGAGAACGGCCGTGGTTTTGACTTCCCCGGCGTGGTGCGTTGGTTCGCAGAACGTGCCGACCTTGTGATGGTCTTTTTTGATCCTGATAAGCCCGGAACGACGGGCGAAACGCTTCAAGTCTTCCGCGAGTCCTTGGCCGGCATCGACCATAAAATGTTGATCATCTTGAACAAGGTGGATCAGTTCCAGAGCTTGCACGACTTCGCGCGGGCCTATGGGGCGCTCTGCTGGAACCTGGGAAAGGTGATCCCGCGCAAAGACTTGCCGATGATCTATAACACCTTTGTACCCCTGGCCGACAAGCCGAAGTCGCGCCTGCCGATGGAGGACTTCGAGAAGGCGCGCAACGACCTGATCGCTGAGTTACGCCGTGCCCCGACCCGGCGGATGGACAACCAGATCACACAGCTACAGGCCTATGCCGAGCGGCTCCGGCTGCACGCCATGGTGATCGACAGGGCTGCCGAAAAGTTCAAATCCATCCGCGCGCGCTGGCGAGGTTTCTTGTTGCTGCTCTTCGGCGCACTGGGCGCTGCCGCCTTTGGCACCGGCATGGTTGTGGCCTTGCCAGCGGTTGCAGTGACCGCTGTCCTGGCTTTCGTAGTCATTGAGTACATGAGTCTCCCGCGGACCCAAAGGCGCCTGATTGCTCGCTTCGACCAGATTTTTGAAACACTCCATGATCAAGAGTTGCTGGTGCGCGAACGAGCGGAGGACTTGCGCATGATGTGGGAAGATATCAGCCCACGCGCCCGCGAGATTGCTGAAAAAAGCGGCCTCCAGTCATTCGAGAAGATGAGTTGGCACAAGCGTGAGCATCTTGAGGAAGTGACGGGCGAGTTGATCCCGCGGCTAAGGAGCAGACTCTACAACGCCATGCGTAATAGCGAGGCACCCGCACCCGCTTTGGAGCAGGATCGGCCGACGATGTTCCCTGCATCAGCATCAGAGCCGCTCCATCCGCGGCTGGGCGAAGGTATTAGACCCACGAAACCTAAGCGTAAAACGTTCTTCTGA
- a CDS encoding ATP-binding cassette domain-containing protein: protein MFELDQVTKHYGATLALDAVSLRLARGRTTALIGPSGCGKSTLLRTLIGLIEPDAGQVRFDGQGLERKTMRSQRQRMGYVIQQGGLFPHLTAQENVALMARYLNWPPARIDTRLTELLELTHFPRVALARYPGELSGGQNQRLGLMRALMLDPEVLLLDEPLGALDPMIRFDLQEELKEIFATLGKTVVLVTHDLPEAAFLADSIVLMRAGRIVQSGTLADMLNQPAEPFVERFVRAQRSHLA, encoded by the coding sequence ATGTTCGAGCTCGATCAAGTCACCAAGCACTATGGTGCAACCCTGGCCCTGGACGCCGTCAGTCTGCGGCTTGCGCGCGGGCGGACCACGGCGCTGATCGGGCCATCTGGCTGTGGCAAATCCACGCTGTTACGCACCCTGATTGGCTTGATCGAGCCCGATGCGGGACAGGTGCGCTTCGATGGCCAAGGCCTTGAGCGCAAGACGATGCGTTCCCAGCGCCAGCGCATGGGCTATGTGATTCAGCAGGGCGGCCTGTTTCCGCATCTGACGGCACAAGAGAACGTCGCGCTCATGGCCCGCTACTTGAATTGGCCCCCGGCGCGGATCGACACCCGGCTGACCGAGCTGCTGGAGCTGACGCATTTCCCGCGCGTGGCCTTGGCACGCTATCCCGGTGAGCTGTCCGGCGGCCAGAATCAGCGCCTGGGACTGATGCGCGCCTTGATGCTGGACCCGGAGGTTTTGTTGCTCGACGAGCCGCTCGGCGCCCTGGATCCCATGATCCGCTTCGACCTGCAGGAGGAACTCAAAGAGATCTTCGCGACCCTGGGCAAGACAGTCGTTCTGGTGACCCACGACCTGCCCGAGGCGGCCTTCCTAGCCGACAGCATCGTGCTGATGCGCGCTGGCCGCATCGTGCAGAGCGGAACCCTGGCCGATATGCTGAACCAGCCCGCCGAGCCCTTCGTCGAACGTTTCGTGCGCGCGCAGCGCAGTCATCTCGCATGA
- a CDS encoding LuxR C-terminal-related transcriptional regulator → MNTKDDSESALREECDQLSTILASIPDEVWFTDLEGRFTLFNPAASQRFALEPKQPVTVESLASTLEIFNADGSPRPLEQAPPLRVLRGEEIETVEEIVRFPASGELRYRQIRLARVQDHTGKDVGVVSVARDIMALRPNATEGVSLLSRVATLIDTLNRPAEERHEYHAPEAPHLSARQREVLGLLAQGLTAKEIGQRLFISPETVKSHRRNLMRRLGLRNKAELIRYAIEYN, encoded by the coding sequence ATGAACACAAAGGACGATTCTGAATCAGCCTTGCGCGAGGAATGCGACCAGTTGTCGACGATACTCGCCAGCATACCGGACGAGGTCTGGTTTACCGATCTGGAAGGACGCTTCACCCTGTTTAACCCGGCGGCTTCGCAGAGATTTGCTCTGGAACCAAAGCAGCCAGTGACTGTGGAAAGTCTGGCCAGTACCCTTGAGATTTTCAATGCCGATGGCAGTCCGCGTCCGCTGGAGCAGGCGCCGCCACTGCGCGTCCTGCGCGGAGAAGAGATCGAAACAGTTGAGGAGATCGTGCGCTTTCCCGCGAGCGGTGAGCTGCGCTATCGCCAGATTCGCCTGGCACGGGTGCAAGATCACACTGGCAAGGACGTCGGGGTGGTGTCGGTGGCGCGAGACATCATGGCGCTCAGGCCGAATGCCACCGAGGGAGTCAGCCTGTTGTCTCGTGTTGCGACCTTGATAGACACCTTGAACAGGCCCGCGGAGGAGCGCCATGAGTATCACGCGCCAGAAGCGCCACACCTGAGCGCGCGTCAACGTGAGGTGCTTGGACTGCTAGCCCAGGGACTCACGGCAAAGGAGATTGGACAACGCTTGTTCATTTCACCAGAAACCGTCAAAAGTCATCGCCGTAACCTCATGCGCCGGCTCGGATTGCGCAACAAAGCCGAGTTGATTCGCTACGCAATAGAATACAATTAG
- a CDS encoding glycosyltransferase family 4 protein, which produces MNTASGGYAYDRRIASGLAELGWKLEVRRLDDSFPNPSDCALEHARRTLAAIPEQAMVLIDGLALGAMPEPAREHGQRLRLVALVHHPLADETGLDPARQAELRHSEARALAWVRGIILTSEFTAQRLVRYQVPRERLRVVEPGVDQGFQRLGARTDPTDHVGKAPVSLLCVASLIERKGHDLLLQALSELRHLRWQLTCIGDVTRDPTWTARILALREDLGLGERVHLTGTLPAAEVEQYYRQANVAVLATRFEGYGMVIAEALAHGLPMVVTRGGAAAETLPDTAGLKVPVEDVAALRDALRTLILDSSLRARLAEGARRAALGLPNWRQSALAFAQALEHFGQHPAPLDAPTAPVEPAHA; this is translated from the coding sequence TTGAACACAGCAAGCGGCGGCTATGCCTATGACCGGCGCATCGCGTCCGGTCTTGCCGAGCTCGGCTGGAAGCTGGAAGTCCGCCGTCTCGACGACAGCTTTCCCAACCCCTCGGATTGCGCCCTGGAGCATGCCCGGCGGACCTTGGCGGCGATCCCCGAACAAGCCATGGTGCTGATCGACGGCTTGGCTTTGGGCGCGATGCCGGAGCCGGCGCGAGAGCATGGCCAGCGCCTGCGCTTGGTCGCCCTGGTGCATCACCCGCTCGCGGATGAAACCGGGCTCGACCCGGCACGCCAGGCCGAACTGCGGCACAGCGAGGCGCGCGCGCTGGCCTGGGTGCGCGGCATCATCCTGACCAGTGAATTCACGGCGCAACGCCTAGTCCGCTATCAGGTGCCACGGGAGCGGCTGCGGGTGGTCGAGCCCGGCGTCGACCAAGGCTTCCAACGCCTTGGCGCCCGAACCGATCCGACCGATCATGTTGGCAAGGCCCCGGTCTCCCTGCTCTGCGTCGCGAGCCTCATCGAGCGCAAAGGTCATGACCTGCTGCTGCAAGCCCTGTCCGAGCTTCGCCACCTGCGCTGGCAGTTGACCTGCATCGGTGATGTGACGCGCGATCCGACCTGGACGGCGCGCATCCTCGCGCTGCGCGAGGACTTGGGCCTCGGCGAGCGGGTGCACTTGACCGGCACCTTGCCTGCAGCGGAAGTCGAACAATATTACCGACAGGCCAATGTCGCGGTGCTGGCGACCCGCTTTGAAGGCTATGGCATGGTGATTGCCGAAGCACTGGCGCATGGCTTGCCGATGGTCGTGACGCGCGGGGGCGCCGCCGCCGAAACCCTCCCCGACACGGCGGGCTTGAAGGTGCCGGTCGAGGATGTCGCCGCCTTGCGCGACGCGTTGCGGACCCTGATCCTCGACTCCAGCCTGCGCGCCCGTCTTGCCGAGGGCGCCCGGCGTGCCGCGCTCGGCCTGCCAAATTGGCGCCAGTCAGCGCTCGCCTTTGCCCAGGCGCTGGAGCATTTCGGGCAGCATCCGGCGCCGCTTGACGCGCCGACGGCGCCGGTGGAACCCGCCCATGCCTGA
- the mdoH gene encoding glucans biosynthesis glucosyltransferase MdoH, which produces MPARAEARASGVRPLVFAVAVISTSFFLFLLMAKTLSPGGLDGLDWALLVCFVFTLPWTAIGFWNAAIGLWLMRFSRDPVARVFPLDQGWNRTVDQKVAILSCIRNEDAATVFRNLDRMVAGLVERGVADGFAVHLLSDSTWAEWIAEEEGLMASFRDRWGSALSLSYRRRRDNPGFKAGNIGEFMERRGADYDLALVLDADSLMDPDTLLRMVRIMQANPGLGILQSLVVGLPSASAFARVFQFGMRFGMRSYTLGSAWWQGDCGPYWGHNALLRVRPFIAHCRLAPIPGRGPLSGWVLSHDQIEAVLMRRAGYQVRVLPEETGSHEENPTTLLEYIRRDLRWCQGNLQYLRLLWMPGLHVISRVQLVLAILMFVGSPFWVLLMVIAASRAFFASGSALFDPGYGMPLLFIILTMVFAPKLASVIDVLVDAHRRRAFGGASRVIGGALGEAVFSTLLAPVLAIAHTVFIGGLLAGKKLVWEPQRRATHRVPVALAWRRLWPQSLLGLAATLALITHGGLTVALLSPFFIGALLAVPIAVLSADPRLGRWVTRRGLWTIPEELMPSPFLASLHLEALESDRARMAGAAGRS; this is translated from the coding sequence ATGCCGGCCCGCGCTGAAGCCCGGGCCTCGGGCGTCCGGCCTTTGGTCTTCGCCGTCGCGGTTATCTCGACGAGCTTTTTCTTGTTTCTTCTGATGGCCAAAACCCTAAGCCCGGGCGGGCTTGATGGGCTGGATTGGGCGCTGCTGGTCTGTTTCGTTTTCACGCTGCCTTGGACGGCCATTGGCTTTTGGAACGCGGCCATTGGCCTGTGGCTGATGCGCTTCTCTCGCGATCCGGTGGCCAGGGTGTTTCCCCTAGACCAAGGCTGGAACAGGACGGTCGATCAGAAGGTCGCCATTCTGAGCTGCATCCGCAATGAGGATGCGGCGACCGTATTCCGCAACCTCGACCGCATGGTGGCCGGGCTGGTCGAACGCGGGGTGGCGGATGGTTTCGCGGTCCATCTGCTGAGCGACTCGACCTGGGCGGAATGGATCGCCGAGGAGGAAGGCTTGATGGCGAGCTTCCGCGATCGCTGGGGATCTGCCTTGTCCCTGAGCTATCGGCGACGGCGCGACAACCCGGGCTTCAAGGCTGGCAACATCGGCGAGTTCATGGAGCGCCGCGGGGCGGATTACGACCTGGCCTTGGTGCTCGATGCCGACAGCCTGATGGACCCGGACACCCTGCTGCGCATGGTGCGCATCATGCAGGCCAATCCTGGTCTCGGCATTTTGCAAAGCTTGGTGGTAGGGCTGCCATCCGCCAGCGCCTTCGCGCGGGTGTTTCAGTTCGGCATGCGATTCGGGATGCGCTCCTACACCCTGGGCAGTGCCTGGTGGCAGGGCGATTGTGGCCCTTACTGGGGACACAATGCACTGCTGCGGGTGCGTCCCTTCATCGCGCATTGCCGGCTTGCGCCCATTCCCGGTCGCGGGCCGCTGTCCGGCTGGGTGCTGAGCCACGATCAGATCGAGGCGGTGCTGATGCGTCGTGCCGGGTATCAGGTGCGCGTGCTGCCGGAAGAGACCGGCAGCCATGAGGAGAATCCCACCACCCTGTTGGAGTATATCCGCCGCGATCTGCGCTGGTGCCAGGGGAATCTCCAGTATCTGAGGCTGCTCTGGATGCCCGGTCTTCATGTCATCAGCCGGGTGCAGTTGGTCTTGGCCATCCTGATGTTCGTCGGCTCGCCATTCTGGGTGCTGCTGATGGTGATCGCGGCGTCCCGGGCCTTTTTCGCCTCCGGATCCGCCCTGTTCGATCCCGGCTACGGCATGCCGCTGTTGTTCATCATCCTGACCATGGTGTTCGCGCCCAAGCTCGCCTCGGTGATCGACGTGCTGGTCGATGCGCACAGAAGGCGCGCTTTTGGCGGCGCCTCTCGGGTGATCGGCGGCGCCCTTGGCGAGGCGGTTTTCAGCACCTTGCTGGCACCCGTGTTGGCCATTGCTCACACGGTCTTCATCGGCGGCTTGCTGGCGGGTAAGAAGCTGGTGTGGGAGCCGCAGCGGCGGGCGACGCATCGGGTGCCGGTGGCCTTGGCCTGGCGACGACTCTGGCCGCAAAGCCTGCTCGGATTGGCGGCGACCCTGGCCCTGATCACCCACGGCGGCCTGACGGTGGCGCTCTTGTCGCCCTTTTTCATCGGCGCCCTGCTGGCCGTGCCGATCGCGGTGCTGAGCGCCGATCCGCGCCTCGGGCGCTGGGTGACGCGACGGGGTTTGTGGACGATTCCCGAGGAATTGATGCCAAGTCCCTTCCTGGCCTCTCTGCATCTCGAGGCGCTGGAGAGCGATCGGGCGCGGATGGCGGGCGCGGCGGGGAGGTCTTAG
- a CDS encoding 6-pyruvoyl trahydropterin synthase family protein: MYGIRVRDQMMIAHSFEGEVFGPAQRLHGATYVVDLDFRREALDESNLVVDIGLASAALRAVLDELDYRNLDEVPRFAGQNTTTEFLARSIFDAMARRIADGELGAAAAGLTSLRVELAESHRAWGFFEAALPHAT; the protein is encoded by the coding sequence ATGTACGGGATTCGCGTTCGTGATCAGATGATGATCGCTCATAGCTTCGAGGGGGAGGTGTTCGGCCCCGCGCAACGGCTGCATGGCGCCACCTATGTCGTGGACTTGGATTTTCGCCGCGAGGCGTTGGACGAATCCAACCTGGTGGTCGACATCGGCCTCGCCAGCGCGGCCTTGCGCGCGGTGCTGGACGAGCTCGACTACCGCAATCTGGACGAAGTGCCTCGGTTCGCCGGTCAGAACACGACCACGGAATTCCTGGCCCGCTCCATTTTCGATGCCATGGCGCGGCGCATCGCCGACGGCGAGCTTGGCGCGGCCGCGGCGGGCCTGACCAGCCTCCGGGTCGAGCTGGCCGAATCCCATCGCGCCTGGGGCTTTTTCGAGGCGGCATTGCCTCACGCGACGTGA